The Paenibacillus amylolyticus genome contains the following window.
ATTGATTCAATTACGCGAACGCGTGGGATGTTCCATGATGTTCATCTCCCATGATCTCGGCGTCGTACAGAAAATTGCAGATGACGTGATGGTCATGAAGGATGGAAGCATCGTGGAGCGAGGCAGACATGCAATCTGTTTTGACGGAGCCGAAGCATGCCTATACGCAGTATCTGGTCTCTACCCGACTTGAGCTGAGCAATCATTTCAAGGCGTTAATGCAGGGGGACGTATAGATGCTAGAGGTGGAAGGTATCGAAAAATCATACAACCAGGGCGGACTGTTCTCCAAGCACAGACAACAAGTCTTGCGACAGGTTACCTTTGAATGCCAGCAGGGCGAATGTCTGGGCATCATCGGTGAAAGTGGGAGCGGCAAATCCACGTTGGCTCGTCTGATGCTGGGCATTGAACGACCGGATCGTGGAACGATCTTGCTCGATGGTAAAGACGTACAGGATCGACGTGTACGGACGGGCAATCTCAGCGCCGTTTTTCAAAATTATACATCCTCCATCAACCCTTTTCTTACGGTGGAAGCTGCCATTTTGGAACCGATGCAAAGGCAGCAAAAGCTGCGAAAAAAGGATCAAGGAAACTTGGCGAAGGTGGATCTGTTGCTACACCAAGTTGGACTGGACCCTGCTTATAGATCCAAATATCCGCATGAACTATCCGGCGGCGAGGCTCAGAGAGTGTGCATTGCCAGGGCCATCTCCACCGCCCCTAAATATATCGTGTTTGATGAAGCGATCAGCTCACTGGATGTATCTGTTCAGATTCAGGTGCTGCGATTGTTGAAAGAGCTGAAGGAAATGTACAAGCTGAGCTATGTCTTTATCACACATGATATCCAGGCCGCAGCTTATATTTGCGACAGGGTGATCATTTT
Protein-coding sequences here:
- a CDS encoding ABC transporter ATP-binding protein, whose product is MLEVEGIEKSYNQGGLFSKHRQQVLRQVTFECQQGECLGIIGESGSGKSTLARLMLGIERPDRGTILLDGKDVQDRRVRTGNLSAVFQNYTSSINPFLTVEAAILEPMQRQQKLRKKDQGNLAKVDLLLHQVGLDPAYRSKYPHELSGGEAQRVCIARAISTAPKYIVFDEAISSLDVSVQIQVLRLLKELKEMYKLSYVFITHDIQAAAYICDRVIIFREGQIEEMVAIERLKDVQSDYAKKLLKHLIPF